The following proteins are encoded in a genomic region of Brachypodium distachyon strain Bd21 chromosome 1, Brachypodium_distachyon_v3.0, whole genome shotgun sequence:
- the LOC100826281 gene encoding trafficking protein particle complex subunit 8: MDPLRSYLGRLLLEDITPVVMVLTTPLAEAACRRSGLSFVDMLSPFSLFKKIDVPVRTASDQPYRLQMFKIRMVYASDIHKQDHEVADERIKLVVSEANEKTLPDLLADPPQLEDVVNKPEAELCPLWTKRFNRELIRTLSFSDHETFDHPVACLLVVSSKDKEPISKFADLFNTNQLPSLLNEGIMDPQILKHYLVLHDQQDGPQEIAVNILAEMRSTLGLNDCKLLCINSSAQAHGSDADNSWLPYKAHGLHNHEGACFLNTDDLNEIKDFMQDFASNHIIPYMEQKIRVLNQQVATTRKGFRNQIKNLWWRKRDDVPEAANGPMYTFTSIESQIRVLGDYAFMLRDYELALSNYRLLSTDYKLDKAWKRFAGVQEMSGLCYFMLDQSRKDAEYCMENAFSTYLRIGSSGQRNATRCGLWWAEMLTTRGQHREASSVYFRISNEEPSLHSAVLLEQAACCYLLSSPRMLRKYGFHLILAGNSYYLSDQKQHAVRAYRNALFVYKQNPWSYINNHVHYNVGRWYGVLGIFDVAIKHLLEVVACSHQSLTTQSMFLNDFFHFVQSTGKKFDVYKLQLPVFNMSSLRVVHEDHRTYASNADVDVSESIWQELEEEMIPSSSVVRTNWLDTQPKSSPFKNNKASVCVAGEAVKLNVEVKNPLQISVNVSGISLICQLSTTMDASSAEKGTLSAATEEDIATTKPSILTFKSDENNFTVSSLDIVLGGGETKRIQLEVTPKVIGILKLVGIRWTLSDSVVGYQYFEVSTQKKTKKGKRGAHRSLNNILIVIKALPKLTGYIDCLPTKAFTGDLQLLTLNLRNQSEHAVKNVKMKISHPRFVIPGGSSDLDLEFPQCLRKHVQSDSNVVSSKSTKEKFKGFLFAFPQDIKIQGGATFSWPIWFHAATPGNLSLYLSLYYEMESTTDIPYRTLRTHYNVEVLPSLDVSFAVSMCSSRLQEYIVRMDIMNRTLSESFALHQLSCVGTKWAVSTLPSCDSISLVETIPANQSVSCFFKIKDIGTNSCAEAADGSCGSDMVLSPGGSTDVFHISQSPIADFHYQERYHQGKLAKGPSSLLDFILIAKAVAANSSKSEQLLSHHTCQVALSQNPIWWLMEGPRTITHDFSKSCCEANIQLVIHNSSEHNISLGVVTSDGTLEKNQTIPSHESASGPGGWYDVSLENDVKAITSMKGTHPQKQSSESISPFVWCSLSSAQVDLKPNSSAKIPLKVCIFAPGTYNFSNYELHWKVHPSEAGQVDDNGRSGVGQGYPFYVTVLQGAR, translated from the exons ATGGATCCGCTCCGGAGCTACCTGGGGCGGCTCCTCCTCGAGGATATCACCCCGGTGGTGATGGTGCTGACCACCCCGCTCGCCGAGGCCGCGTGCCGCAGGAGCGGCCTCAGCTTCGTGGACATGCTCTCCCCATTCTCTCTCTTCAAAAAAATCGACG TGCCCGTGCGTACAGCGAGTGACCAGCCGTACAGGCTGCAAATGTTTAAGATTCGGATGGTGTACGCTTCGGACATCCATAAGCAGGATCATGAG GTGGCGGATGAGAGAATTAAGCTGGTTGTTTCCGAGGCCAACGAGAAGACCCTTCCAGATTTGCTTGCAGACCCGCCACAGCTGGAAGATGTAGTCAACA AACCTGAAGCTGAGTTGTGCCCATTGTGGACTAAGAGATTCAACAGAGAGCTAATTCGGACACTCTCCTTTTCAGATCATGAAACCTTTGACCACCCTGTGGCAT GTCTTTTGGTTGTATCGTCGAAGGACAAAGAGCCAATCAGTAAATTCGCTGATCTGTTTAACACGAATCAGTTGCCTTCACTTTTAAATGAAGGCATAATGGACCCCCAGATTCTAAAGCACTATCTTGTACTTCATGACCAACAAGATGGACCACAAGAGAT AGCTGTGAACATTTTAGCGGAAATGAGGAGCACCCTTGGTTTGAATGACTGTAAATTGTTGTGTATAAACTCTTCTGCACAGGCACATGGTAGTGATGCTGATAATTCGTGGTTACCTTAT AAAGCTCATGGCTTACACAATCATGAAGGAGCTTGTTTCCTTAACACGGATGATTTGAATGAG ATAAAGGATTTCATGCAAGATTTTGCTTCTAATCATATCATTCCCTATATGGAGCAAAAGATTCGTGTACTCAATCAGCAG GTAGCCACAACAAGAAAGGGCTTCAGAAATCAGATAAAGAACTTGTGGTGGAGAAAGAGAGATGATGTCCCAGAAGCTGCAAATGGTCCAAT GTATACATTCACCTCCATAGAGTCGCAGATTAGAGTTCTTGGTGACTATGCTTTCATGTTACGGGACTACGAGCTTGCTTTGTCCAATTATAGATTACTTTCGACAGATTATAAGCTTGATAAAGCATGGAAGCGTTTTGCTGGTGTTCAG GAAATGAGTGGACTTTGCTATTTCATGTTGGATCAGTCAAGGAAGGATGCAGAATATTGCATGGAAAATGCCTTCAGTACATATCTG AGAATTGGATCGTCTGGACAGAGAAATGCTACTAGATGTGGCCTTTGGTGGGCAGAAATGCTTACAACAAGAGGACAGCACAGGGAAGCATCAAGTGTGTATTTCCGCATATCAAATGAG GAACCTTCTTTGCATTCTGCTGTACTGCTTGAGCAAGCTGCTTGCTGCTATTTATTGTCAAGTCCACGGATGCTTAGGAAGTACGGATTTCACCTAATCTTAGCTGGCAATAGTTATTACTTGTCTGATCAG AAACAACATGCTGTTAGGGCATACAGAAATGCTCTTTTTGTCTACAAACAAAATCCTTGGAGTTACATTAACAATCATGTACATTATAACGTTGGGAG GTGGTACGGAGTCCTTGGGATATTTGATGTAGCAATCAAGCACTTGCTCGAGGTCGTTGCTTGTAGCCATCAGTCACTAACGACACAAAGCATGTTCCTCAAtgattttttccattttgttcAG AGTACCGGGAAAAAATTTGACGTATACAAGCTTCAACTTCCTGTTTTCAACATGTCATCACTCAGAGTTGTACATGAAGATCATCGCACTTACGCATCAAATGCAGAT GTTGATGTTAGTGAAAGCATTTGGCAGGAGCTGGAGGAAGAAATGATCCCATCATCATCTGTTGTTAGAACTAACTGGCTGGATACTCAGCCAAAATCTTCCCCTTTTAAGAATAACAAGGCCTCTGTTTGTGTTGCTGGAG AAGCAGTAAAATTGAACGTCGAGGTTAAGAATCCTTTACAAATTTCTGTGAATGTTTCTGGCATCTCACTTATATGCCAGCTTTCCACCACCATGGACGCTTCAAGTGCGG AGAAAGGTACATTGTCAGCAGCTACTGAGGAAGACATAGCTACCACAAAGCCCTCTATTTTGAC ATTCAAAAGCGATGAGAACAATTTCACAGTATCAAGTCTTGACATTGTATTAGGAGGGGGTGAAACTAAAAGA ATACAACTTGAAGTGACTCCAAAAGTTATAGGTATTCTGAAGTTAGTTGGGATAAGGTGGACGCTATCAGATTCAGTAGTAGGCTATCAATACTTTGAAGTGTCCACACAAAAGAAAAccaagaaagggaaaagaggGGCCCATCGATCTTTGAACAACATCCTGATTGTAATCAAG GCTTTACCTAAACTTACAGGATATATTGACTGCTTGCCAACAAAAGCATTTACTGGTGATCTACAGCTTCTGACGCTGAATCTGAGAAACCAATCAGAACATGCTGTGAAG AATGTTAAAATGAAAATTAGCCACCCAAGGTTTGTAATTCCTGGTGGTTCATCAGATCTTGACCTTGAGTTCCCACAGTGCTTAAGAAAGCATGTGCAATCAGACAGCAATGTTGTATCATCTAAAAGTACCAAAGAAAAATTCAAAGGTTTCCTGTTTGCATTTCCTCAG GATATTAAAATTCAAGGTGGAGCCACATTCTCTTGGCCTATTTGGTTTCATGCTGCTACTCCTGGCAACTTGTCTCTTTATTTGTCTCTCTATTATGAAATGGAGAGTACCACTGACATTCCATACCGCACGTTGCGCACACATTACAATGTGGAG GTTTTGCCATCACTTGATGTATCATTTGCTGTAAGTATGTGCTCATCAAGATTGCAAGAGTACATTGTGCGGATGGACATCATGAACAGGACACTGTCAGAGTCATTTGCACTCCATCAGTTGTCATGTGTCGGCACTAAATGGGCAGTTTCAACATTGCCCTCTTGTGATTCCATCAGCCTTGTCGAAACAATACCAGCAAACCAGTCTGTGTCTTGCTTCTTCAAGATAAAG GACATAGGGACTAATTCATGTGCTGAGGCTGCAGACGGTTCCTGTGGAAGTGATATGGTTTTATCTCCTGGAGGTAGTACTGATGTGTTTCATATTTCTCAGTCTCCTATCGCTGATTTCCACTATCAAGAAAGATATCATCAGGGGAAATTAGCTAAG GGGCCATCCAGCCTACTTGATTTTATTCTGATTGCAAAGGCAGTAGCTGCTAATTCTTCCAAGTCAGAACAGCTACTTTCTCATCATACATGCCAAGT TGCTCTCAGCCAGAATCCTATTTGGTGGCTTATGGAAGGACCTCGAACGATTACTCATGATTTCTCAAAGTCTTGCTGTGAGGCTAACATCCAACTGGTGATTCACAATTCTTCAGAACATAACATTTCCTTGGGAGTGGTTACATCCGATGGTACGCTGGAGAAAAACCAAACTATCCCATCACATGAATCTGCCAGTGGTCCGGGTGGATGGTACGATGTATCGCTGGAAAATGACGTTAAGGCCATCACAAGCATGAAAGGGACACATCCTCAGAAACAATCATCAGAAAGCATTTCACCATTTGTTTGGTGTTCATTGAGTTCCGCTCAAGTTGACCTCAAACCTAACAGTTCTGCTAAAATCCCTCTAAAAGTGTGCATATTTGCACCTGGAACATACAATTTTTCAAATTATGAGCTGCATTGGAAAGTACATCCATCTGAGGCCGGGCAAGTGGATGATAATGGGAGATCAGGCGTTGGCCAAGGCTATCCGTTCTATGTTACTGTTCTTCAAGGTGCTCGATGA